The Bacteroidota bacterium sequence ACGTGCTGATTTTTAAGGCCAATCAGATCCCATCCTGCTTCATTGCGATTGCCGCCGTACTTGGGGTGAGCAAAAAGGCCCAGAATAGTTATGAGGCGCAACAACGAAAAGAATGGTGTTGCTTCGATGTCAGTGATGAGTGCTTTTTGATCAGCATCTGGTAATGCGGTAAATGAGCCAACTGCTTTTCCTTCTGCTTTAGCTTTTAGTTCAGCAAGTCCGGCCCTTATGGGCGGTAGCATCGAGGTGACCGGATCTACCTGTGCAAGGGACAAATCAGCGAAATACACAACGCCGGCTTCTGTTGCGCCAGGTGAATCACCCGAGGGAATAATCTGTGCAGCCAATGCGGTAAAGTCAGCAGCTTCTTCCGGGGTAAATGTGATAAACTCAGC is a genomic window containing:
- a CDS encoding gluconate 2-dehydrogenase subunit 3 family protein; translation: MASPKPSRRDFLAQTSAAGGLGWMAYTFPALLAVSELACQAQEEQAEFITFTPEEAADFTALAAQIIPSGDSPGATEAGVVYFADLSLAQVDPVTSMLPPIRAGLAELKAKAEGKAVGSFTALPDADQKALITDIEATPFFSLLRLITILGLFAHPKYGGNRNEAGWDLIGLKNQHVWQPPFGYYDVGYDYEVNYGEDA